From a region of the Daphnia pulicaria isolate SC F1-1A chromosome 1, SC_F0-13Bv2, whole genome shotgun sequence genome:
- the LOC124342174 gene encoding vitellogenin-3-like isoform X2 — MDSNFTRMGMKTRLAVLVGLVLCLASVSSARYTPWAAGSEYVYRMHAISVSDIPELGPQAAGVKFDSQLTVQCRDAGSIVVKLVDVTAWNFHTDVGESWSELESSQLGTQVVVEGKYFLEKPFVIRHREGLFESLVVSADEPFWSINMKKAVASKLQLHVSGSRSVESASRNFGLPTEDSYDDVNSVFKVFESGVTGECETLYEIAPLSDALIRSDSKLNPMPKLCVEGTFFQVVKTKDYSKCRLNKPVYTIIAPSGWQCKSGVAACGTARSRSSVNRYIACGSLESFTLLKMTHQGEVRTSPYAYDTEQLRSLSLMKLTLQAVRHASSSSAWPPKDLDSGLAIGSLVYSFPGTNASSSSWLSDGLMRMPLLRDPDQLHQGVDNLLEEVDRLLAKAVDQMEVSQEEAAVDTISAISHLVRHLDYQKISSLVGEIGHRSTLERSILLDAVIAAGSNPTVTFLKEAILSRRLTKSESLQAISGFPLYVRTPTAELLNELFTMLKATSAFSGLERPIYHSAMMSVSQLAHVACVNVSEARTRFPAGLYGDFCQPNDAFITSRLVPLLYKEINGGGSIEDKMVALTALGEIGHESILSVVLPIIKAKGDYSPLIRTKAVISLHKIAHDSNTKVIQVLSTTFQNPNESSEVRMAAFTLLILANPPAYRWQRIAVSTWFEHSAQVASFVYTTLSSLASNIEPVENLKELSEKAQIVLPLAKRVPLGLKYSYNLKRSQLVAERNAGAEFHSEMFNSEESIFPKSLYSRLSWVLGPYHFDIFEFEAYGENWRSAWDRIVAKFNPSSENGDSSQSRNSGRFREFDLHPDLRRVKKQLNAKSPIPAQDAGSADAFLHLSLMKAVHHFTSFDEAGITDLIQSLLASSSVSVKREFSRRKWMPLTHAEVLVPSTLGFMISTRTQTQVLTSFKGDMQITNGGFSDFMDLKKWASSASIKNLGLELDVKPTIVVKLMASMSVNVEFTKAIPVSGVDTHVTLSLPGRLTLGVELDNWKLMTAWKPASSGPAGLTTLYHYRVRPFTALQALGTDLPINPSPGESKDVHAFGVTPQTHQYPVGGKTGLKLDWTSRSELPASANHRSIWQEPLSKILMDANFALLPVSLHLQSYRVTLDPIASETTKIVFSLNLDAADKLDRGTQVYSTGSKSPAAIKEPANRIQYLSNNMEPQIKKKLNKVLGPVPKGSAIHVDAKFIMEKMGSPPKIYGASFAGAYGTEGTKLAVNAQLELPINQEVSDPFTLCIEGGGNYPRLPSLDRRTLIETAMEASWNANIGFGDSCSDHQIVVDVGMRRSETFGRYVEDSPENRDCIMHESRGEFSHEQCLAVKELATVLDEYDATVKYGHMLPILLNATLGMEGWLKSKFYPHLSENRVGVNNANKQLRISAKVQPSLSAVDLMFFKPQSNTLFRELPLSDTANVVFPISAKSSFIERLIDNTISDGFAPICRLERNSITTFDKVQYNAHINDCEHVVLTVPGIETLAVLMRQDGENKTVTLLVGRDKLEVSAASLKIRYNDMDVVVTEDQPLEVHHAEQAYQSSSRPSIGVYKIGPAAFKLSSHSHDIHIVSDASSSVTVKAPRSFQGKMIGLCGNMDGEIVSELRDPQRCTLSSGTLMAASYQLNDGHQGRTCLGLPDKVRGQLREEQNTCHNKHDRDSKEPPIYPSPPSSPPTDSCIIRRTLVVVRSSDEARCFSTSIVKECRASCYGPSKPTIIGFHCVTNPKLGEELEQEAKHKVLTFMLGKKEDIRTTRYLPTVCRPNVEQVDSMFT, encoded by the exons ATGGATTCGAATTTCACTAGGATGGGCATGAAAACGCGGTTGGCCGTCCTTGTAGGGCTGGTCTTGTGTCTTG CTTCGGTGTCGTCTGCCCGATACA cacCATGGGCGGCTGGCAGTGAGTACGTCTACCGGATGCACGCCATCTCGGTCAGCGACATTCCTGAGCTGGGTCCGCAGGCGGCCGGTGTCAAATTCGACTCCCAGCTGACGGTCCAGTGCCGCGACGCTGGGTCCATCGTCGTCAAG ctGGTGGACGTCACCGCCTGGAATTTCCACACGGACGTCGGCGAGAGCTGGAGCGAACTCGAGTCCAGCCAACTCGGCACCCAGGTCGTCGTCGAAGGCAAATATTTTCTAGAGAAACCCTTCGTCATTCGTCACCGCGAGGGCTtg ttTGAATCGCTGGTGGTGAGTGCGGACGAGCCATTTTGGTCCATCAACATGAAGAAAGCCGTGGCGTCCAAGTTGCAGCTGCACGTCTCTGGCAGCCGAAGTGTCGAGTCAGCGTCGCGCAACTTTGGCCTGCCAACGGAAGACTCTTATGACGACGTCAACTCTGTCTTCAAAGTCTTTGAG AGCGGTGTGACTGGCGAGTGCGAAACCCTCTACGAGATCGCCCCGTTATCGGATGCCCTCATTCGCTCCGACAGCAAACTCAACCCCATGCCCAAGCTTTGCGTCGAAGGGACTTTCTTCCAAGTGGTCAAGACCAAGGACTACAGCAAGTGTCGGCTCAACAAGCCCGTCTACACCATCATCGCTCCTTCCGGATGGCAATGCAAATCGGGCGTGGCCGCTTGCGGAACAGCTCGTTCG CGCTCTTCCGTCAATCGTTACATCGCCTGCGGCAGCTTGGAATCCTTCACGTTATTGAAGATGACGCATCAAGGAGAAGTGCGGACCAGTCCGTACGCCTACGACACGGAGCAGCTCAGGTCTCTTTCGCTGATGAAGTTGACGCTGCAGGCCGTCCGCCACGCTTCGTCTTCTTCGGCCTGGCCGCCCAAGGATTTGGACAGTGGACTGGCCATCGGATCGCTGGTCTATTCTTTCCCGGGAACgaacgccagcagcagcagttggctTTCGGACGGACTGATGCGGATGCCTCTCCTGCGCGATCCCGACCAACTCCACCAGGGCGTCGACAACCTTCTGGAAGAGGTGGATCGCCTTTTGGCCAAGGCTGTCGATCAAATGGAAGTTAGCCAAGAGGAAGCAGCTGTCGATACGATTTCAGCCATTTCACATCTCGTCCGACACTTGGACTACCAGAAAATCAGTTCACTCGTTGGAGAAATTGGCCATCGCTCGACTCTTGAGAG GAGCATCTTGCTGGATGCAGTGATTGCAGCTGGCAGCAATCCAACAGTGACCTTCTTGAAAGAAGCCATTCTGAGCCGACGACTTACCAAGTCAGAGAGTTTGCAAGCCATTTCCGGTTTCCCGTTGTACGTGCGCACGCCGACAGCCGAGCTTCTTAACGAACTTTTT ACTATGCTGAAAGCCACCAGCGCTTTTTCAGGATTGGAACGGCCCATCTATCACTCGGCGATGATGTCCGTTTCCCAACTGGCGCACGTGGCCTGTGTTAACGTCAGCGAAGCTCGAACTCGTTTTCCGGCTGGACTCTACGGCGACTTTTGCCAACCCAACGACGCTTTCATTACCAGCCGACTGGTCCCGCTCCTCTACAAAGAAATCAACGGAGGGGGCTCAATCGAAGACAAAATGGTTGCACTGACGGCCCTCGGAGAAATCGGCCACGAATCCATTCTCTCCGTCGTTCTTCCCATTATTAAGGCTAAG GGTGATTACTCTCCACTCATCAGGACCAAAGCTGTAATCAGTCTGCACAAAATTGCTCACGATTCCAACACAAAGGTCATCCAAGTCCTGTCAACTACTTTCCAGAATCCAAACGAGAGTAGTGAA GTTCGTATGGCAGCTTTCACGCTGCTCATTTTAGCCAATCCTCCGGCGTATAGGTGGCAGAGGATCGCCGTTTCCACTTGGTTCGAACATAGCGCTCAG GTAGCCTCCTTCGTGTACACGACTCTTTCCAGCTTGGCTAGCAACATTGAACCGGTCGAGAACTTAAAAGAATT ATCGGAGAAGGCACAAATCGTGTTGCCGTTAGCCAAACGCGTTCCCTtaggtttgaaatattcatACAATTTGAAACGGTCTCAGTTGGTGGCAGAACGCAACGCCGGCGCCGAGTTCCACAGCGAAATGTTTAATTCTGAAGAGTCCATCTTCCCCAAAAGTTTGTACAGTCGGCTCAGTTGGGTTCTGGGGCCATACCACTTTGACATTTTCGAG TTTGAAGCGTACGGAGAAAACTGGAGAAGTGCCTGGGACCGAATTGTGGCCAAATTCAACCCGTCCTCGGAGAACGGTGACAGTTCTCAATCAAGAAATAGCGGCCGCTTCCGCGAATTCGACCTGCATCCAGACCTGCGCCGAGTGAAGAAACAGCTCAACGCCAAAAGTCCCATTCCAGCACAGGACGCCGGATCGGCGGACGCCTTCTTGCATCTGAGTTTGATGAAAGCTGTTCATCATTTCACTTCCTTCGACGAGGCAGGCATTACCGACttaatacaaa GTCTTTTGGCTTCCAGTAGCGTCTCTGTCAAGCGCGAATTTTCCCGTCGCAAGTGGATGCCTTTGACTCACGCTGAAGTTCTGGTGCCAAGCACGCTTGGCTTCATGATTAGTACACGCACTCAGACTCAAGTTTTGACATCTTTCAAAG GTGATATGCAAATCACCAACGGAGGCTTCAGCGATTTTATGGATTTGAAGAAATGGGCTAGTTCCGCCTCTATCAAGAATCTGGGTCTTGAACTTGACGTCAAGCCAac AATAGTCGTCAAATTGATGGCCAGCATGAGTGTCAACGTGGAATTCACTAAAGCGATACCAGTTTCGGGCGTTGACACTCACGTGACCCTTAGTCTACCTGGCCGGTTAACTCTTGGTGTCGAACTAGACAACTGGAAATTGATGACGGCCTGGAAGCCGGCTTCATCGGGTCCGGCTGGGCTTACCACCCTTTATCACTACCGGGTCCGGCCGTTCACGGCTCTACAGGCTCTCGGCACGGACCTGCCAATTAATCCTAGTCCCGGTGAATCAAAAGATGTTCATGCATTTGGAGTGACTCCTCAGACG CATCAATATCCAGTCGGGGGCAAGACCGGATTGAAATTGGATTGGACAAGCAGGAGTGAACTTCCAGCTTCGGCCAATCATCGATCCATTTGGCAAGAACCACTTTCCAAAATCCTCATGGACGCGAACTTTGCTCTCCTTCCTGTTTCACTCCACCTTCAGTCTTACCGCGTTACTCTGGATCCAATTGCCTCCGAAACCACCAAAATTGTCTTCTCCTTGAATCTCG ATGCAGCAGATAAGTTGGATAGAGGAACTCAAGTGTACAGCACAGGTTCGAAATCACCTGCCGCCATCAAAGAACCGGCCAATCGCATTCAGTACCTGTCAAACAATATGGAACCTCAAATCAAGAAGAAACTTAACAAG GTTCTGGGCCCTGTACCAAAAGGATCGGCCATTCACGTGGACGCCAAGTTCATCATGGAAAAAATGGGTTCACCGCCTAAGATTTATGGTGCCTCTTTTGCTGGAGCATACGGAACGGAAGGCACCAAACTGGCCGTTAATGCTCAGCTGGAATTACCCATCAATCAAGAAGTGTCGGATCCGTTTACC TTATGCATTGAAGGAGGCGGAAACTATCCGCGACTACCTTCCCTGGACCGACGTACTTTGATTGAGACAGCAATGGAAGCTTCTTGGAACGCCAACATTGGTTTTGGAGACTCTTGTTCTGACCATCAGATCGTTGTTGAT GTTGGCATGAGACGCAGCGAAACGTTTGGGCGATACGTGGAAGATTCGCCAGAGAATCGAGATTGCATCATGCACGAATCTCGTGGAGAATTCAGCCATGAGCAATGTCTGGCTGTCAAGGAGCTTGCCACCGTGCTGGACGAGTACGACGCCACCGTCAAATACGGCCAC ATGTTACCCATACTGTTGAACGCCACGCTGGGCATGGAAGGCTGGCTGAAAAGCAAATTCTATCCGCACCTGTCGGAAAATCGAGTCGGAGTCAATAACGCCAACAAGCAGCTGCGAATCTCCGCCAAAGTTCAACCGTCCTTGTCGGCCGTTgatttgatgtttttcaaGCCGCAGTCCAACACTTTGTTCCGTGAACTTCCGCTTTCCGACACGGCCAATGTGGTTTTCCCAATCAGCGCCAAGAGTTCTTTCATCGAGAGATTGATCGACAACACCATCAGCGATGGATTTGCTC CGATTTGTCGCTTGGAAAGGAATAGCATTACGACGTTCGACAAAGTGCAATACAATGCGCACATCAACGACTGTGAGCATGTCGTGTTGACGGTTCCAGGCATCGAGACGCTGGCCGTGCTGATGCGTCAAGATGGCGAGAACAAA ACCGTTACCCTGTTGGTTGGAAGAGATAAATTGGAAGTGTCCGCAGCCAGCCTAAAAATTCGATACAATGACATGGACGTGGTCGTCACCGAGGATCAACCACTCGAGGTTCATCATGCAGAGCAGGCTTATCAGTCAAGCTCACGACCGTCCATTGGAGTGTATAAG ATCGGGCCAGCTGCATTCAAGCTTTCTTCACACAGCCATGACATTCACATAGTCTCCGACGCCTCCAGCAGCGTCACTGTCAAG gcaCCCAGATCATTCCAAGGAAAGATGATCGGCCTTTGTGGTAACATGGATGGAGAAATCGTTTCCGAGTTGCGTGATCCTCAGCGTTGCACACTCTCATCAGGAACCTTGATGGCCGCTTCTTACCAACTGAACGATGGCCACCAAGGAAGGACGTGCTTGGGTCTACCCGACAAAGTCCGCGGCCAGCTACG TGAGGAGCAAAATACCTGCCACAACAAACATGATCGAGACTCAAAGGAACCCCCCATTTATCCTTCGCCTCCAAGCTCCCCACCTACTGATAGTTGCATAATTCGGCGAACACTTGTGGTAGTACGTAGTTCCGATGAAGCCAGATGTTTTTCAACTAGCATCGTGAAAGAATGCCGAGCATCCTGCTACGGCCCTTCCAAGCCCACTATA ATTGGATTTCACTGTGTTACGAACCCAAAATTAGGCGAAGAGCTGGAACAAGAGGCAAAGCATAAAGTGTTGACTTTTATGCTCGGCAAGAAAGAAGACATCCGTACAACGCGCTACTTACCGACTGTTTGTCGACCCAATGTTGAACAGGTTGACTCTATGTTCACTTAG
- the LOC124342174 gene encoding vitellogenin-3-like isoform X1 — protein MDSNFTRMGMKTRLAVLVGLVLCLASVSSARYRKIKKAPWAAGSEYVYRMHAISVSDIPELGPQAAGVKFDSQLTVQCRDAGSIVVKLVDVTAWNFHTDVGESWSELESSQLGTQVVVEGKYFLEKPFVIRHREGLFESLVVSADEPFWSINMKKAVASKLQLHVSGSRSVESASRNFGLPTEDSYDDVNSVFKVFESGVTGECETLYEIAPLSDALIRSDSKLNPMPKLCVEGTFFQVVKTKDYSKCRLNKPVYTIIAPSGWQCKSGVAACGTARSRSSVNRYIACGSLESFTLLKMTHQGEVRTSPYAYDTEQLRSLSLMKLTLQAVRHASSSSAWPPKDLDSGLAIGSLVYSFPGTNASSSSWLSDGLMRMPLLRDPDQLHQGVDNLLEEVDRLLAKAVDQMEVSQEEAAVDTISAISHLVRHLDYQKISSLVGEIGHRSTLERSILLDAVIAAGSNPTVTFLKEAILSRRLTKSESLQAISGFPLYVRTPTAELLNELFTMLKATSAFSGLERPIYHSAMMSVSQLAHVACVNVSEARTRFPAGLYGDFCQPNDAFITSRLVPLLYKEINGGGSIEDKMVALTALGEIGHESILSVVLPIIKAKGDYSPLIRTKAVISLHKIAHDSNTKVIQVLSTTFQNPNESSEVRMAAFTLLILANPPAYRWQRIAVSTWFEHSAQVASFVYTTLSSLASNIEPVENLKELSEKAQIVLPLAKRVPLGLKYSYNLKRSQLVAERNAGAEFHSEMFNSEESIFPKSLYSRLSWVLGPYHFDIFEFEAYGENWRSAWDRIVAKFNPSSENGDSSQSRNSGRFREFDLHPDLRRVKKQLNAKSPIPAQDAGSADAFLHLSLMKAVHHFTSFDEAGITDLIQSLLASSSVSVKREFSRRKWMPLTHAEVLVPSTLGFMISTRTQTQVLTSFKGDMQITNGGFSDFMDLKKWASSASIKNLGLELDVKPTIVVKLMASMSVNVEFTKAIPVSGVDTHVTLSLPGRLTLGVELDNWKLMTAWKPASSGPAGLTTLYHYRVRPFTALQALGTDLPINPSPGESKDVHAFGVTPQTHQYPVGGKTGLKLDWTSRSELPASANHRSIWQEPLSKILMDANFALLPVSLHLQSYRVTLDPIASETTKIVFSLNLDAADKLDRGTQVYSTGSKSPAAIKEPANRIQYLSNNMEPQIKKKLNKVLGPVPKGSAIHVDAKFIMEKMGSPPKIYGASFAGAYGTEGTKLAVNAQLELPINQEVSDPFTLCIEGGGNYPRLPSLDRRTLIETAMEASWNANIGFGDSCSDHQIVVDVGMRRSETFGRYVEDSPENRDCIMHESRGEFSHEQCLAVKELATVLDEYDATVKYGHMLPILLNATLGMEGWLKSKFYPHLSENRVGVNNANKQLRISAKVQPSLSAVDLMFFKPQSNTLFRELPLSDTANVVFPISAKSSFIERLIDNTISDGFAPICRLERNSITTFDKVQYNAHINDCEHVVLTVPGIETLAVLMRQDGENKTVTLLVGRDKLEVSAASLKIRYNDMDVVVTEDQPLEVHHAEQAYQSSSRPSIGVYKIGPAAFKLSSHSHDIHIVSDASSSVTVKAPRSFQGKMIGLCGNMDGEIVSELRDPQRCTLSSGTLMAASYQLNDGHQGRTCLGLPDKVRGQLREEQNTCHNKHDRDSKEPPIYPSPPSSPPTDSCIIRRTLVVVRSSDEARCFSTSIVKECRASCYGPSKPTIIGFHCVTNPKLGEELEQEAKHKVLTFMLGKKEDIRTTRYLPTVCRPNVEQVDSMFT, from the exons ATGGATTCGAATTTCACTAGGATGGGCATGAAAACGCGGTTGGCCGTCCTTGTAGGGCTGGTCTTGTGTCTTG CTTCGGTGTCGTCTGCCCGATACA gaaaaattaaaaaagcacCATGGGCGGCTGGCAGTGAGTACGTCTACCGGATGCACGCCATCTCGGTCAGCGACATTCCTGAGCTGGGTCCGCAGGCGGCCGGTGTCAAATTCGACTCCCAGCTGACGGTCCAGTGCCGCGACGCTGGGTCCATCGTCGTCAAG ctGGTGGACGTCACCGCCTGGAATTTCCACACGGACGTCGGCGAGAGCTGGAGCGAACTCGAGTCCAGCCAACTCGGCACCCAGGTCGTCGTCGAAGGCAAATATTTTCTAGAGAAACCCTTCGTCATTCGTCACCGCGAGGGCTtg ttTGAATCGCTGGTGGTGAGTGCGGACGAGCCATTTTGGTCCATCAACATGAAGAAAGCCGTGGCGTCCAAGTTGCAGCTGCACGTCTCTGGCAGCCGAAGTGTCGAGTCAGCGTCGCGCAACTTTGGCCTGCCAACGGAAGACTCTTATGACGACGTCAACTCTGTCTTCAAAGTCTTTGAG AGCGGTGTGACTGGCGAGTGCGAAACCCTCTACGAGATCGCCCCGTTATCGGATGCCCTCATTCGCTCCGACAGCAAACTCAACCCCATGCCCAAGCTTTGCGTCGAAGGGACTTTCTTCCAAGTGGTCAAGACCAAGGACTACAGCAAGTGTCGGCTCAACAAGCCCGTCTACACCATCATCGCTCCTTCCGGATGGCAATGCAAATCGGGCGTGGCCGCTTGCGGAACAGCTCGTTCG CGCTCTTCCGTCAATCGTTACATCGCCTGCGGCAGCTTGGAATCCTTCACGTTATTGAAGATGACGCATCAAGGAGAAGTGCGGACCAGTCCGTACGCCTACGACACGGAGCAGCTCAGGTCTCTTTCGCTGATGAAGTTGACGCTGCAGGCCGTCCGCCACGCTTCGTCTTCTTCGGCCTGGCCGCCCAAGGATTTGGACAGTGGACTGGCCATCGGATCGCTGGTCTATTCTTTCCCGGGAACgaacgccagcagcagcagttggctTTCGGACGGACTGATGCGGATGCCTCTCCTGCGCGATCCCGACCAACTCCACCAGGGCGTCGACAACCTTCTGGAAGAGGTGGATCGCCTTTTGGCCAAGGCTGTCGATCAAATGGAAGTTAGCCAAGAGGAAGCAGCTGTCGATACGATTTCAGCCATTTCACATCTCGTCCGACACTTGGACTACCAGAAAATCAGTTCACTCGTTGGAGAAATTGGCCATCGCTCGACTCTTGAGAG GAGCATCTTGCTGGATGCAGTGATTGCAGCTGGCAGCAATCCAACAGTGACCTTCTTGAAAGAAGCCATTCTGAGCCGACGACTTACCAAGTCAGAGAGTTTGCAAGCCATTTCCGGTTTCCCGTTGTACGTGCGCACGCCGACAGCCGAGCTTCTTAACGAACTTTTT ACTATGCTGAAAGCCACCAGCGCTTTTTCAGGATTGGAACGGCCCATCTATCACTCGGCGATGATGTCCGTTTCCCAACTGGCGCACGTGGCCTGTGTTAACGTCAGCGAAGCTCGAACTCGTTTTCCGGCTGGACTCTACGGCGACTTTTGCCAACCCAACGACGCTTTCATTACCAGCCGACTGGTCCCGCTCCTCTACAAAGAAATCAACGGAGGGGGCTCAATCGAAGACAAAATGGTTGCACTGACGGCCCTCGGAGAAATCGGCCACGAATCCATTCTCTCCGTCGTTCTTCCCATTATTAAGGCTAAG GGTGATTACTCTCCACTCATCAGGACCAAAGCTGTAATCAGTCTGCACAAAATTGCTCACGATTCCAACACAAAGGTCATCCAAGTCCTGTCAACTACTTTCCAGAATCCAAACGAGAGTAGTGAA GTTCGTATGGCAGCTTTCACGCTGCTCATTTTAGCCAATCCTCCGGCGTATAGGTGGCAGAGGATCGCCGTTTCCACTTGGTTCGAACATAGCGCTCAG GTAGCCTCCTTCGTGTACACGACTCTTTCCAGCTTGGCTAGCAACATTGAACCGGTCGAGAACTTAAAAGAATT ATCGGAGAAGGCACAAATCGTGTTGCCGTTAGCCAAACGCGTTCCCTtaggtttgaaatattcatACAATTTGAAACGGTCTCAGTTGGTGGCAGAACGCAACGCCGGCGCCGAGTTCCACAGCGAAATGTTTAATTCTGAAGAGTCCATCTTCCCCAAAAGTTTGTACAGTCGGCTCAGTTGGGTTCTGGGGCCATACCACTTTGACATTTTCGAG TTTGAAGCGTACGGAGAAAACTGGAGAAGTGCCTGGGACCGAATTGTGGCCAAATTCAACCCGTCCTCGGAGAACGGTGACAGTTCTCAATCAAGAAATAGCGGCCGCTTCCGCGAATTCGACCTGCATCCAGACCTGCGCCGAGTGAAGAAACAGCTCAACGCCAAAAGTCCCATTCCAGCACAGGACGCCGGATCGGCGGACGCCTTCTTGCATCTGAGTTTGATGAAAGCTGTTCATCATTTCACTTCCTTCGACGAGGCAGGCATTACCGACttaatacaaa GTCTTTTGGCTTCCAGTAGCGTCTCTGTCAAGCGCGAATTTTCCCGTCGCAAGTGGATGCCTTTGACTCACGCTGAAGTTCTGGTGCCAAGCACGCTTGGCTTCATGATTAGTACACGCACTCAGACTCAAGTTTTGACATCTTTCAAAG GTGATATGCAAATCACCAACGGAGGCTTCAGCGATTTTATGGATTTGAAGAAATGGGCTAGTTCCGCCTCTATCAAGAATCTGGGTCTTGAACTTGACGTCAAGCCAac AATAGTCGTCAAATTGATGGCCAGCATGAGTGTCAACGTGGAATTCACTAAAGCGATACCAGTTTCGGGCGTTGACACTCACGTGACCCTTAGTCTACCTGGCCGGTTAACTCTTGGTGTCGAACTAGACAACTGGAAATTGATGACGGCCTGGAAGCCGGCTTCATCGGGTCCGGCTGGGCTTACCACCCTTTATCACTACCGGGTCCGGCCGTTCACGGCTCTACAGGCTCTCGGCACGGACCTGCCAATTAATCCTAGTCCCGGTGAATCAAAAGATGTTCATGCATTTGGAGTGACTCCTCAGACG CATCAATATCCAGTCGGGGGCAAGACCGGATTGAAATTGGATTGGACAAGCAGGAGTGAACTTCCAGCTTCGGCCAATCATCGATCCATTTGGCAAGAACCACTTTCCAAAATCCTCATGGACGCGAACTTTGCTCTCCTTCCTGTTTCACTCCACCTTCAGTCTTACCGCGTTACTCTGGATCCAATTGCCTCCGAAACCACCAAAATTGTCTTCTCCTTGAATCTCG ATGCAGCAGATAAGTTGGATAGAGGAACTCAAGTGTACAGCACAGGTTCGAAATCACCTGCCGCCATCAAAGAACCGGCCAATCGCATTCAGTACCTGTCAAACAATATGGAACCTCAAATCAAGAAGAAACTTAACAAG GTTCTGGGCCCTGTACCAAAAGGATCGGCCATTCACGTGGACGCCAAGTTCATCATGGAAAAAATGGGTTCACCGCCTAAGATTTATGGTGCCTCTTTTGCTGGAGCATACGGAACGGAAGGCACCAAACTGGCCGTTAATGCTCAGCTGGAATTACCCATCAATCAAGAAGTGTCGGATCCGTTTACC TTATGCATTGAAGGAGGCGGAAACTATCCGCGACTACCTTCCCTGGACCGACGTACTTTGATTGAGACAGCAATGGAAGCTTCTTGGAACGCCAACATTGGTTTTGGAGACTCTTGTTCTGACCATCAGATCGTTGTTGAT GTTGGCATGAGACGCAGCGAAACGTTTGGGCGATACGTGGAAGATTCGCCAGAGAATCGAGATTGCATCATGCACGAATCTCGTGGAGAATTCAGCCATGAGCAATGTCTGGCTGTCAAGGAGCTTGCCACCGTGCTGGACGAGTACGACGCCACCGTCAAATACGGCCAC ATGTTACCCATACTGTTGAACGCCACGCTGGGCATGGAAGGCTGGCTGAAAAGCAAATTCTATCCGCACCTGTCGGAAAATCGAGTCGGAGTCAATAACGCCAACAAGCAGCTGCGAATCTCCGCCAAAGTTCAACCGTCCTTGTCGGCCGTTgatttgatgtttttcaaGCCGCAGTCCAACACTTTGTTCCGTGAACTTCCGCTTTCCGACACGGCCAATGTGGTTTTCCCAATCAGCGCCAAGAGTTCTTTCATCGAGAGATTGATCGACAACACCATCAGCGATGGATTTGCTC CGATTTGTCGCTTGGAAAGGAATAGCATTACGACGTTCGACAAAGTGCAATACAATGCGCACATCAACGACTGTGAGCATGTCGTGTTGACGGTTCCAGGCATCGAGACGCTGGCCGTGCTGATGCGTCAAGATGGCGAGAACAAA ACCGTTACCCTGTTGGTTGGAAGAGATAAATTGGAAGTGTCCGCAGCCAGCCTAAAAATTCGATACAATGACATGGACGTGGTCGTCACCGAGGATCAACCACTCGAGGTTCATCATGCAGAGCAGGCTTATCAGTCAAGCTCACGACCGTCCATTGGAGTGTATAAG ATCGGGCCAGCTGCATTCAAGCTTTCTTCACACAGCCATGACATTCACATAGTCTCCGACGCCTCCAGCAGCGTCACTGTCAAG gcaCCCAGATCATTCCAAGGAAAGATGATCGGCCTTTGTGGTAACATGGATGGAGAAATCGTTTCCGAGTTGCGTGATCCTCAGCGTTGCACACTCTCATCAGGAACCTTGATGGCCGCTTCTTACCAACTGAACGATGGCCACCAAGGAAGGACGTGCTTGGGTCTACCCGACAAAGTCCGCGGCCAGCTACG TGAGGAGCAAAATACCTGCCACAACAAACATGATCGAGACTCAAAGGAACCCCCCATTTATCCTTCGCCTCCAAGCTCCCCACCTACTGATAGTTGCATAATTCGGCGAACACTTGTGGTAGTACGTAGTTCCGATGAAGCCAGATGTTTTTCAACTAGCATCGTGAAAGAATGCCGAGCATCCTGCTACGGCCCTTCCAAGCCCACTATA ATTGGATTTCACTGTGTTACGAACCCAAAATTAGGCGAAGAGCTGGAACAAGAGGCAAAGCATAAAGTGTTGACTTTTATGCTCGGCAAGAAAGAAGACATCCGTACAACGCGCTACTTACCGACTGTTTGTCGACCCAATGTTGAACAGGTTGACTCTATGTTCACTTAG